The Lachnospiraceae bacterium KM106-2 nucleotide sequence CTTTCTTAAAGATCCGGATAAAGTGATAAGGACTCAGCATCGATTGCTTTGCAAGATCCTCGATCATAAGATCTTCGTCAAAGTGTTCATTGATATACGATACGAGATCATCAATCGAGTAGCTATCTTCCGACTGATGAGGAACTAAAGGGGTATAGAGTATCATCGCGGTCAGGATATCTGATATCTGCTTCGAGAGAAAAGCTTCTCTGATGGCACTATTTGTGGCAAACGTATTGTAGATCTTCATGAGCTTATTAAGAATGGGATAAGGATCATGCATAGAGAAGATGTTCCCAAAATGGTTGATGATCAGCTGATAGTAAGATCTGGCGGTAGGTCCATCGAAATGACACCAGAGGCATTCGCATCCCGTGGATGTCTGGTAACCATGAGGCTCATAACAGTCTAACAAGATAAAGTGATTGGAAGCGACAGTAATCGAGGTGTTATCTAAATTTACGGTTAGTTCTCCTGATTGTAAATACATTAATAAGAAGCTGTCATAAGAGTTACGGTGTTGCTGATAGCCTGGTTCATAGATAAAGTGACCGGTACAGATAGGATAAAAGAAAGTCTTTGTTGCTATAACGCTTGGCAGGTAGTTATAATAATCTGATTCTGATGAGACAAATGCTTCGCAAGATTTCAAAATTATCGCTCCTCTTTCGTAGGTTAATACAACTATAGTACAATGAAATATGCTTTCATGCAAACGCAATTTTTCTAAATTAAATAGCAACTGAGGAAAATGAAATATGAGTGTTCTATGTGTATACTAAGAGTAGCAAGTTAACAGGAGGTACATAATGAAAAACTATTTGGATCTCTCTGATTTAAAGGAGAAAGAGATTTGGGATTTAGGGGAGAATTTTTCAGGAAAAAGTACGAAAGGAAATAGCATTTCCTTTACGAATTACTATATGTGTAAGGATGGAAAGCCTTTTTACGGTATTAGCGGCGAGTTTCACTTTTCTCGTATGGAGGACTGCCGTTGGGAAGATGAGATCATTAAGATGAAACTGTGTGGCATTAACGTGATCGCTACCTATGTCTTTTGGATTCATCATGAAGAGGAGGAAGGAGTTTTTGATTTCTCTGGAAGAAGAAATTTACGCAAATTCATTGAGCTTTGTGGAAAGCATGAGATCTATGTGATCCTCCGAATTGGACCATTTGATCATGGTGAGGTTCGAAATGGCGGCATTCCTGACTGGATGTACGGCAAACCATTTGAAGTACGTCAGTTAAATGAAGGATTCCTCTACTACACAAGACGGCTCTATACGAGAATTGGGAAAGAGATCAAAGGATTATTCTTTCAGGATGGCGGTCCGATCATTGGGACGCAGATCGATAATGAGTATATGCATTCTTCTGCGCCATGGGAAATCACAACGGGTATATCTAATGAGTGGGTATTTAGCGGAAATGAAGGCGATGCCTACATGCTAAAGTTAAAAGATCTGGCAGCAGAATGTGGCATGAATCCTGTCTTTTATACTTGTACCGGATGGGGTGGCGCATCTACACCTGCTAATATGATGCCGCTTTGGGGCGGTTATGCGTTCCGTCCATGGCTGTTCTATTCCTACAAGGGAAAACATCCAAGTACAGAAGAATATGTATATCAGGATTTTCATAATAATGAGATCACTTGCTCCAATGATTTTCAACCAAACTATCAGCCAGAAGACAAGCCTTATGCCTGCTGTGAAATGGGTGGAGGTATGATGTGTTCTTATTACTATCGATTCATTCTACCATACAAGAGTGTGGATGCGATGGCAAATATTAAGATGGCATCGGGATGTAACTTTTTAGGATACTATGTATTTCAGGGAGGCAGCAATCCGGTAGGAAAGCATGGAACCTTCCTTAATGAAGGGCAAGTTCCGAAGATCAGTTATGACTACCAGGCACCACTTGGAGAGTTTGGACAATTGCGAGAATCCTATGAACGATTAAAGTGTATTCACTTTTTTGCCAATACGTATTCTGATCGATTATGTGGATTAACAACCGTGTTACCAGATGGAGCATCTAAAATTGCACCAACTGATTTAAATACACTGCGATTTGCAGTACGTACAGATGGAAAACAAGGATTTGTCTTTATTAATAATTATCAGGATCACGAGAAGACACCAGCAAAAGATCGTGAATCGATTGTGTTAAAATTACAGGATGAAACGATCCTTTATCCTAATATCAGCCTCGCAGGGGATGAAAACTGTATTTTACCATTTCATTTTGATATGGATGGCATTGATCTAGTACAGGCAACGGCGCAACTAGTAACGGAGATGAAAATCGAGGGAGAGCAAACTTATCTTTTCCTTAGACCAGAAGGCATGTCAGCTGAGTTTGTATTTGAAGAAGGTGTGTCAGTAAATAAAAAGGTAGAGAATCATTATATTATCGATGTGAACAAACAGGTAGATCGCTTTCACGTTACAAAAGAAGATAAGGTAATAACGATACTATGTATCAGCCGAGAATTATGTAATCAGCTATATCTGCTAGAAGATCAGGGATTCGTATTTACAAAATCAGCTCTATTAGTAAAAGAGGGTAAGCTTTCTTTAGAAACGACTAACCAAAAACCAATGATAAAGACGTATCCCGCAAATTTACTAGAGGGTAGTAAGGGACTTCGGGTAGAAGAGGTTAAAGATGATGTTTTAGGCACTTATGAAGTGAACAATCGAATACGCGAGATTCAGCCAATCGTAAAGAAGGTATCGGATAACCGTTATACGATCTCATTTCCACCTAAATTCATGAATGGGATGAAAGATGCCTTATTACGGATCAATTATCAAGGAGATATCGGTCATGCTTTTATCAATGGGGAGATGATCAATGATAATTTCTGTAATGGAGATACGTGGGAGATTGGATTACGAAGTTTTGCGGACCAGTTAGAACGATACCCATTGACGATTTATATTACTCCATTAAAGGAAGGAGTCAATGTAAATGTAGAGTCATCGATGGCAGCGCGAATTGAAGAATCAACGGGATCAATTGGTGAAATTAGTAAAATTGCAGTTGCACCTGTATATGAGATAAGGCTATAATCTAAATAGGCAATGAAACAATCTAAAGGATGAGTTTCGTTGCCTATCTTAGATGGAGGAGATCAAATGAGTAGATCTGTAAGTAAAAATAAGCGAATCATTCTATGTGGAATCATTGTAGTTTTATTATGGATCGTTGTTTATTCGTTCGCTCACACAAGGAAAATGATTTCTGAATTATTCAATCAGGTCGACTCTGTGATAATCACCAATGGAAATACGGGAGATACCATTAAAATCTCTGATCAGAAAGAAATAACAGCTCTTAGCAGCTATTTAGAATCACTTCAATATGTAAGAAAAATTGCTTTTTTAAGAGGTGGATTCTTATACTCGTTTCAGCTGTATCATGGAGATACACTTCTACATAGCATCTTATATATGGGTTCTAGTATCCAAATCGATGGGAAGAAATA carries:
- a CDS encoding transcriptional regulator, AraC family translates to MKSCEAFVSSESDYYNYLPSVIATKTFFYPICTGHFIYEPGYQQHRNSYDSFLLMYLQSGELTVNLDNTSITVASNHFILLDCYEPHGYQTSTGCECLWCHFDGPTARSYYQLIINHFGNIFSMHDPYPILNKLMKIYNTFATNSAIREAFLSKQISDILTAMILYTPLVPHQSEDSYSIDDLVSYINEHFDEDLMIEDLAKQSMLSPYHFIRIFKKETGFTPHEYLIHTRISTAKYLLKTTKLSVKDICFRTGFSSVSVFCTSFKKNVGMTPNQYRNHVI
- a CDS encoding beta-galactosidase, with the protein product MKNYLDLSDLKEKEIWDLGENFSGKSTKGNSISFTNYYMCKDGKPFYGISGEFHFSRMEDCRWEDEIIKMKLCGINVIATYVFWIHHEEEEGVFDFSGRRNLRKFIELCGKHEIYVILRIGPFDHGEVRNGGIPDWMYGKPFEVRQLNEGFLYYTRRLYTRIGKEIKGLFFQDGGPIIGTQIDNEYMHSSAPWEITTGISNEWVFSGNEGDAYMLKLKDLAAECGMNPVFYTCTGWGGASTPANMMPLWGGYAFRPWLFYSYKGKHPSTEEYVYQDFHNNEITCSNDFQPNYQPEDKPYACCEMGGGMMCSYYYRFILPYKSVDAMANIKMASGCNFLGYYVFQGGSNPVGKHGTFLNEGQVPKISYDYQAPLGEFGQLRESYERLKCIHFFANTYSDRLCGLTTVLPDGASKIAPTDLNTLRFAVRTDGKQGFVFINNYQDHEKTPAKDRESIVLKLQDETILYPNISLAGDENCILPFHFDMDGIDLVQATAQLVTEMKIEGEQTYLFLRPEGMSAEFVFEEGVSVNKKVENHYIIDVNKQVDRFHVTKEDKVITILCISRELCNQLYLLEDQGFVFTKSALLVKEGKLSLETTNQKPMIKTYPANLLEGSKGLRVEEVKDDVLGTYEVNNRIREIQPIVKKVSDNRYTISFPPKFMNGMKDALLRINYQGDIGHAFINGEMINDNFCNGDTWEIGLRSFADQLERYPLTIYITPLKEGVNVNVESSMAARIEESTGSIGEISKIAVAPVYEIRL